One segment of Yersinia kristensenii DNA contains the following:
- a CDS encoding type II secretion system F family protein produces the protein MIYYIIILSSGLLLLILNNIKWLKIKRSVIKEKRTKKIKSDNGYFFIAFSKRILKEWLTYLSTILKERNTLHILIPVIYSIGIYAVNYFWLNFNTLIILFFIMISVIYFQLRLSRKRHHTLFKKDFPEALLMINMAASSGASINQVLERCGQEISGPLGNEFSLICRRLNVGESPEAVFYDSYQRFKHPEFYFLITITLLNLQQGGQLRELTSRLSEVINKNKTTEQKKAVMTAQVRMSVNIISIMPIAFSFLLYFLDPTTIESMWDHPIGRMIYYYIITSEIVGIVLIRKMLGKST, from the coding sequence ATGATTTACTACATAATAATATTATCATCAGGTCTACTATTGTTAATATTAAATAACATAAAATGGTTAAAAATAAAAAGATCTGTTATAAAAGAGAAAAGAACAAAGAAAATAAAATCCGACAATGGATATTTTTTTATTGCATTTTCTAAGAGAATACTTAAAGAATGGCTTACTTATTTATCTACAATTCTTAAAGAGAGAAATACATTACACATATTAATCCCGGTAATATACTCAATAGGCATTTATGCAGTTAATTACTTTTGGCTTAATTTCAACACTCTTATTATTTTATTTTTTATAATGATAAGTGTTATATACTTTCAATTGAGGTTGTCAAGAAAAAGACATCACACTCTTTTTAAAAAAGATTTTCCTGAAGCTCTGTTGATGATTAACATGGCAGCGAGTAGCGGTGCCAGTATTAATCAAGTATTAGAACGCTGTGGCCAAGAAATTAGTGGTCCATTAGGGAATGAGTTTAGCCTTATTTGCCGTCGACTGAATGTTGGGGAGTCTCCTGAGGCTGTTTTTTATGATTCTTATCAAAGATTTAAACATCCAGAGTTCTATTTTCTTATTACTATAACTTTACTTAATCTACAGCAAGGTGGGCAGTTAAGAGAGCTAACCAGCCGTTTATCTGAAGTAATTAATAAAAATAAAACTACCGAGCAAAAAAAAGCAGTAATGACTGCACAAGTACGAATGTCAGTAAATATTATATCCATAATGCCTATTGCATTTTCTTTTTTACTTTATTTTCTTGATCCTACTACTATAGAATCCATGTGGGATCACCCTATCGGTAGAATGATATATTACTACATTATCACCAGTGAGATTGTTGGAATTGTTTTAATAAGAAAAATGCTAGGTAAATCGACATGA
- a CDS encoding CpaF family protein: MKVSLNTQELIREKLLANIDIDKVEYLVDDYSKLSELLSQTLDDLFNDNDYKLTTQDQKKIISIIADEITGFGPLRELMEDDSISDIMVNGPEKIFIERYGLITLTSRRFINNAQLTDIAKRLMQRANRRIDESRPLADARLIDGSRINVAISPITLDGTVLSIRKFSSNKRKLEDLVDMGAMSSDMANFLIIAASCRVNIIISGGTGSGKTTLLNALSKYISENERVITLEDAAELNLEQPHVVRMETRLAGLENTGQITMRDLVINSLRMRPDRIIIGECRGEETFEMLQAMNTGHNGSMSTLHANSPRDAVARLESMIMMGPVNMPIFTIRRNIASAINLIVQVSRMNDGSRKLCHISEIMGMEGDNVVLQDIFSFKPAKERGQEGKIQGDFVNHGLLSRSSVRINADIYNLSNELNGIFSLVDK; the protein is encoded by the coding sequence GTGAAAGTATCATTGAATACGCAAGAATTAATTAGAGAGAAACTACTAGCCAATATTGATATAGATAAGGTTGAATATCTTGTTGACGATTATAGCAAACTTAGTGAATTACTTTCACAAACACTTGATGATTTATTTAATGATAATGACTATAAGTTAACAACTCAAGATCAGAAAAAAATAATTTCTATAATTGCGGATGAAATTACTGGATTTGGCCCATTAAGAGAACTTATGGAGGATGACTCTATTAGTGATATTATGGTTAATGGCCCCGAAAAAATATTTATTGAACGCTATGGGCTGATCACCTTAACCTCTCGCCGTTTTATTAATAATGCTCAACTGACGGATATTGCCAAACGTTTAATGCAGAGGGCCAATCGGCGTATTGATGAAAGCCGCCCCCTGGCCGATGCACGTTTAATTGATGGTAGTCGCATCAATGTAGCAATAAGCCCTATTACATTGGACGGGACAGTACTTTCGATCCGAAAATTCAGTAGTAACAAACGAAAATTAGAAGACTTGGTCGATATGGGCGCTATGAGCAGTGATATGGCTAATTTTCTGATTATTGCTGCCAGTTGTCGGGTTAATATTATTATCTCTGGAGGAACTGGTTCAGGTAAAACAACATTACTCAATGCACTATCAAAGTATATATCTGAAAATGAAAGGGTGATTACTTTAGAAGATGCAGCAGAACTGAATCTTGAACAACCGCATGTGGTACGGATGGAGACACGACTAGCGGGGTTGGAAAATACCGGACAGATCACAATGCGAGACTTAGTGATTAACTCACTGCGTATGCGCCCTGATCGGATTATTATCGGGGAGTGTCGAGGTGAAGAAACTTTTGAAATGCTTCAGGCAATGAACACCGGTCATAATGGTTCCATGTCAACGCTGCATGCTAATTCCCCCCGAGATGCTGTTGCACGGCTCGAAAGTATGATTATGATGGGCCCGGTTAATATGCCTATATTTACCATTCGTCGTAATATCGCTTCAGCGATCAACCTTATTGTTCAAGTTTCGCGGATGAATGATGGCTCACGAAAATTATGTCACATCAGTGAGATCATGGGAATGGAGGGCGATAATGTTGTATTACAAGATATTTTTTCATTTAAACCCGCTAAAGAACGTGGACAAGAAGGCAAAATTCAAGGGGATTTCGTTAATCATGGCTTACTGAGTCGCTCTTCTGTAAGAATAAATGCCGATATCTATAACTTATCAAATGAATTAAATGGTATTTTTTCTTTGGTGGATAAATGA
- the tadF gene encoding tight adherence pilus pseudopilin TadF: protein MFKKINQNEFIINNKGAVILELVFIISIIALFIKLLLSMAAYQSTVGKLDRISYSIAGIVRERARLYDNDNVLTQAQVEKLKQLTEQMLLNSGAHYNNIAIKIETLHFNDTDSPDLIDKIIDERNSLSLSAGTVACNPTQPLHEMDSLSPYGNTGRWIPLYQVTLCLPTIPWYSTLFSPETPAPAIKSSAITIGR from the coding sequence TTGTTCAAGAAAATTAATCAAAATGAATTTATTATCAACAATAAAGGGGCTGTAATTCTTGAGCTGGTTTTTATTATTTCAATTATTGCACTATTTATAAAGTTATTATTATCTATGGCTGCATATCAATCTACCGTGGGTAAATTAGATCGTATTTCATATTCTATTGCTGGAATCGTCCGGGAGCGGGCAAGATTATACGACAATGATAATGTATTGACACAGGCACAGGTTGAAAAATTAAAACAGCTAACGGAACAAATGCTATTAAATTCAGGTGCGCATTATAATAATATTGCGATAAAAATAGAAACCTTACATTTTAATGATACTGACTCACCAGACCTAATAGATAAAATTATAGACGAGAGAAATAGTTTGTCACTTAGCGCTGGAACGGTTGCTTGTAACCCCACCCAACCATTGCATGAAATGGATAGCTTATCACCCTATGGGAATACTGGCCGATGGATACCTCTTTATCAGGTGACCTTATGTCTACCGACTATACCTTGGTATAGCACTCTATTTAGCCCCGAAACACCGGCTCCTGCGATCAAATCATCGGCGATTACTATCGGGCGATAA
- the exbD gene encoding TonB system transport protein ExbD — protein MAMRMNDNLDESGELHEINVTPFIDVMLVLLIIFMVAAPLATVDIKVDLPASSAVPQPRPEKPVFLTVKADNQLYVGDQQVDRDTLAAALDKVTQSNKETTIFFQADKVVDYETLMSVMDALRKSGYLKVGLVGMEAGGAK, from the coding sequence ATGGCCATGCGGATGAACGATAACCTCGATGAAAGTGGTGAATTGCACGAAATTAACGTGACACCTTTCATCGACGTCATGCTGGTGTTGCTGATTATCTTTATGGTGGCGGCACCCTTGGCGACGGTTGATATTAAAGTAGACTTACCGGCATCTTCAGCGGTGCCACAGCCGCGGCCAGAGAAACCGGTTTTTCTGACAGTGAAAGCTGATAATCAGCTGTATGTCGGCGATCAGCAGGTTGATCGCGATACACTGGCGGCTGCGCTGGATAAAGTGACTCAATCGAACAAAGAAACCACCATATTTTTCCAAGCGGATAAAGTGGTGGATTATGAGACTCTGATGAGTGTGATGGACGCATTGCGTAAGTCAGGTTATCTCAAGGTAGGTTTAGTCGGCATGGAAGCTGGTGGCGCAAAATAA
- the metC gene encoding cystathionine beta-lyase, translating into MSVNKPTTEKLETILVSAGRSQKFTQGSVNTVIQRASSLVFESVKAKKHATINRGNGALFYGRRGTLTHFSLQEAMTELEGGAGCVLYPCGAAAISNAILSFVSTGDHVLMTGSAYEPAQSFCDKILSRMNITTTYFDPMIGTEIASLITPQTKVVFLESPGSITMEVQDIPAIVKSIRAVSPEIIIIMDNTWAAGVLFKALDFDIDISIQSGTKYIIGHSDAMLGIAVANSRCWEQLREDSYLMGQMVDADTAYLASRGLRTLSVRLKQHEKNSIEIANWLTQRPEVAVVYHPALPGCKGHEFYKRDFTGCNGLFSFELKEELTQQQLEAYLDHFTHFSMAFSWGGFESLILGYQPKDIRAIRKYEGEGIKGTLFRLHIGLENVQDLQDDLMAGFERIKASQ; encoded by the coding sequence ATGTCTGTAAATAAACCCACGACAGAAAAATTGGAAACAATCTTAGTTAGCGCTGGCAGAAGTCAGAAATTCACCCAAGGTTCGGTCAATACAGTCATTCAGCGCGCATCTTCTCTGGTTTTTGAATCAGTGAAAGCCAAAAAGCACGCCACCATTAATCGCGGGAATGGTGCGCTATTTTATGGCCGCAGAGGCACGCTAACCCATTTCTCCTTGCAAGAAGCCATGACAGAACTGGAAGGTGGCGCGGGTTGTGTGCTTTATCCTTGCGGTGCCGCCGCTATCAGCAATGCTATTTTGTCATTTGTTTCCACCGGCGATCATGTGTTGATGACTGGATCGGCCTATGAACCGGCACAAAGTTTTTGCGATAAAATCTTATCGCGCATGAATATCACCACCACTTATTTTGATCCTATGATAGGGACCGAAATAGCCTCGTTGATCACACCGCAAACTAAAGTAGTTTTTCTTGAGTCACCCGGCTCTATCACGATGGAAGTGCAAGATATTCCCGCCATTGTCAAATCCATCCGCGCTGTTTCTCCAGAGATAATCATCATCATGGATAATACGTGGGCGGCTGGCGTACTGTTTAAAGCACTGGATTTTGATATCGATATTTCCATCCAATCAGGTACTAAATATATTATTGGCCATTCCGATGCCATGCTGGGGATTGCTGTCGCCAACTCCCGTTGTTGGGAGCAACTGCGCGAAGACTCTTATCTGATGGGGCAAATGGTGGATGCCGATACCGCCTATCTTGCCAGCCGGGGTTTACGCACCCTGAGTGTGCGTTTAAAGCAGCATGAAAAAAACAGTATCGAAATCGCAAACTGGCTGACTCAACGTCCGGAAGTGGCTGTGGTCTATCACCCTGCACTGCCCGGCTGCAAAGGCCATGAATTCTACAAACGAGATTTCACCGGCTGTAATGGTTTGTTCTCTTTTGAGTTAAAAGAAGAGTTAACGCAACAGCAGTTAGAAGCCTATCTCGACCACTTTACTCATTTCAGCATGGCTTTCTCGTGGGGCGGATTTGAGTCCTTGATTCTGGGCTATCAACCTAAGGATATCAGGGCTATCCGTAAGTATGAGGGCGAGGGAATCAAAGGCACCTTATTCCGTTTACACATTGGCCTGGAAAATGTACAAGATTTGCAGGACGATTTAATGGCTGGGTTTGAACGCATTAAAGCTTCACAGTAG
- a CDS encoding type II secretion system F family protein yields MKILLFIIILVFGCIVFFKNKNKNNRLSTYNAINNQERVNSKTKNTEKENSKENYIYNTIRLPFFLYNIAYFKLMIIIISLVVTVVLTALNLFSINLKNILIVGVIMLIMMLYLPKYIVKNIITSRNKSLLKSLPFFIDITAACVQSGMTIDSSLSYTAKKFELINADLSLIMLKVTRRAEINGLESAIKEFHQSSTELEIRMFCSALQYSISFGATVYEQLIKLSQDMREMQLLVTEEKISKLTAKLTIPLFLFILIPFIILVISPSVLELLAYE; encoded by the coding sequence ATGAAAATATTATTGTTTATTATTATACTTGTATTTGGCTGCATCGTTTTCTTTAAAAATAAAAATAAAAATAACAGATTGTCAACTTATAATGCAATAAATAATCAGGAAAGGGTAAATAGTAAAACAAAAAATACCGAAAAAGAAAACTCAAAAGAAAATTATATTTATAATACTATAAGACTACCTTTTTTTTTATATAACATTGCCTATTTTAAGTTGATGATTATAATAATATCTCTGGTAGTAACAGTAGTTTTAACAGCACTAAATTTATTCTCAATCAATCTGAAAAATATTCTTATAGTGGGGGTTATTATGCTTATCATGATGTTATACCTCCCTAAATATATAGTGAAAAATATTATAACTAGCAGAAATAAATCTTTACTAAAGTCGCTTCCATTCTTTATTGATATAACTGCTGCCTGTGTTCAATCCGGGATGACAATTGACAGTTCTCTGAGTTATACAGCAAAAAAATTTGAACTAATTAATGCAGACTTAAGTTTAATTATGCTAAAAGTAACCCGGAGGGCAGAAATTAATGGTTTAGAAAGTGCTATTAAAGAATTCCATCAGTCTTCTACTGAGCTAGAAATAAGAATGTTTTGTAGTGCACTACAATATAGTATCAGTTTTGGGGCCACTGTTTACGAACAACTGATTAAGTTATCTCAAGATATGAGGGAAATGCAGTTATTGGTCACTGAAGAAAAAATAAGTAAATTAACAGCGAAACTGACCATTCCATTATTCTTATTTATTCTTATTCCATTTATTATATTAGTTATATCACCAAGCGTTTTGGAGCTACTTGCATATGAATAA
- a CDS encoding pilus assembly protein, translating into MTNTDIIRKFNRLTQFKKNEHGAILVSFIIIFPFFIALTFIILEVSIFLQKKAKLSDAIEQATLALTVENDGIPNAAQQTKNRELVLSYANAYLPSEGFSDPIINIDDNTNYLGYNAAVTMTYPVEFLGRSPLTNSISNIQTTDNGEAIKNKTIEVSEPTDVVFVADYSGSMLLSFSDDVSIKNGERINALRSAFRILHNTIKNNSNVNTIGFIPFGSGTKRKVSENGENKEYCHLPFSPKIYKPNGDYLSENAEATKNAWTFLDVIGDHIDYKKTIMSITENVQPIDIPMRDIKHKEICLSGTNSYSLEREQFDYSIENIIEMAPLGGTLISSGILSANNIFKETADNGHKKLMIILSDGMDSYNSTMLPNKGFFISKTLIDEGMCEMIIKNGIQMAFIAIAYSPENNVNAPEYINWKQCVGEDNYYEAHNAHELELELQQAVSVSATSEVGRNTPKQ; encoded by the coding sequence TTGACTAATACAGATATCATTCGTAAGTTTAATCGCCTCACCCAGTTTAAGAAAAATGAACATGGCGCTATCCTAGTGTCTTTCATTATTATATTCCCTTTTTTTATTGCACTTACTTTTATAATTCTTGAAGTTTCAATTTTTTTACAAAAAAAAGCCAAACTATCAGATGCTATTGAGCAAGCCACATTAGCACTAACCGTAGAAAATGATGGAATACCCAATGCGGCTCAACAAACAAAAAACAGGGAATTGGTTTTATCTTATGCTAATGCCTATTTACCCTCTGAGGGGTTTTCAGACCCGATAATTAATATAGATGATAATACCAACTATCTTGGATACAATGCCGCTGTTACTATGACTTATCCTGTCGAATTTTTAGGCCGGAGTCCTCTTACCAACTCCATTAGTAATATACAAACCACAGATAATGGTGAGGCCATAAAAAATAAAACCATAGAAGTCAGTGAGCCGACTGATGTAGTTTTTGTCGCTGACTATTCAGGTTCAATGTTGCTAAGTTTTTCTGATGACGTGAGCATAAAAAATGGCGAACGAATAAATGCCTTAAGATCGGCATTTAGAATATTACATAATACTATTAAAAATAATAGTAATGTTAATACTATAGGTTTTATCCCTTTCGGATCGGGAACAAAAAGAAAAGTTTCAGAAAATGGAGAAAACAAAGAATATTGCCATTTACCTTTTTCACCAAAGATATATAAGCCTAACGGTGATTATCTGTCGGAAAATGCAGAGGCCACAAAGAACGCTTGGACTTTTTTGGATGTAATCGGCGATCATATTGACTATAAAAAGACAATTATGTCAATTACTGAAAATGTACAACCCATTGATATCCCTATGCGTGATATCAAACACAAAGAGATTTGCCTAAGTGGTACAAACTCATACTCACTAGAGAGAGAACAATTTGATTATAGTATAGAAAATATAATAGAAATGGCTCCATTAGGGGGGACGCTAATAAGCTCAGGGATACTCTCGGCTAATAACATATTTAAGGAGACAGCTGATAATGGCCATAAAAAACTAATGATCATTCTTTCAGATGGTATGGATAGCTATAACTCGACAATGTTACCAAATAAAGGATTTTTTATCAGCAAAACACTTATAGATGAAGGAATGTGTGAGATGATTATAAAGAATGGTATTCAAATGGCATTTATTGCCATTGCATATTCACCGGAAAATAATGTAAATGCACCTGAATATATTAACTGGAAACAATGCGTTGGTGAAGATAATTACTACGAAGCTCATAATGCTCATGAGCTGGAACTTGAACTACAACAAGCCGTTAGCGTGTCAGCAACAAGTGAGGTCGGACGTAATACTCCCAAACAATAA
- the exbB gene encoding tol-pal system-associated acyl-CoA thioesterase — MKTAGKKIKDKSLVQGRMMNGAMALLLVVGLTGHAFAAPGNSSAVAASVVTPTTTATSTPLPAPEITSVAAPANAEAVAPTMPAPVIQPAPQGLAMDLSVWGMYQHADVVVKGVMIGLVLASIVTWTILFSKGTELFRARRRLRQEHEVIGAVADLDTASERAEVFSPESISGLLLREAQNERLLSAESDDNNGIKERTAFRLERRVAAIGRQMGKGNGFLATIGAISPFVGLFGTVWGIMNSFIGIAHSQTTNLAVVAPGIAEALLATALGLVAAIPAVVIYNIFARLIGSYRAQVGDVAAQVLLLLSRDLDLSNSAEAKSPKQPHQLRAG; from the coding sequence GTGAAAACAGCTGGCAAAAAGATTAAAGATAAATCATTGGTGCAAGGCCGAATGATGAACGGCGCGATGGCATTATTGCTGGTGGTAGGTTTAACCGGTCATGCATTCGCCGCGCCAGGCAACAGTAGCGCAGTCGCTGCATCAGTTGTGACACCAACGACGACAGCAACATCAACGCCGTTACCTGCACCGGAAATTACATCTGTAGCAGCCCCTGCTAATGCAGAAGCTGTTGCACCCACAATGCCAGCACCGGTGATTCAACCTGCCCCGCAAGGGCTGGCGATGGACCTCTCAGTTTGGGGTATGTATCAACATGCTGATGTGGTGGTTAAAGGTGTAATGATTGGCTTGGTATTGGCCTCAATTGTGACCTGGACTATTTTATTCTCCAAAGGGACTGAATTATTCCGCGCACGTCGCCGTTTACGGCAAGAACACGAAGTTATCGGCGCGGTCGCTGATCTTGATACCGCGTCTGAGCGAGCAGAGGTTTTCTCTCCAGAGAGCATCAGCGGACTATTGCTGCGTGAGGCGCAGAATGAGCGCCTGCTATCGGCAGAATCAGATGATAACAATGGCATTAAAGAGCGTACTGCTTTTCGTCTGGAGCGCCGCGTGGCTGCCATTGGTCGCCAAATGGGCAAAGGTAATGGCTTCCTGGCGACAATCGGTGCTATTTCTCCGTTTGTCGGGTTGTTTGGTACGGTTTGGGGCATCATGAACAGCTTTATTGGTATTGCTCACTCACAGACGACCAACCTGGCTGTTGTTGCTCCGGGTATTGCAGAAGCCTTGCTGGCAACAGCACTTGGCTTAGTTGCCGCAATTCCTGCAGTGGTTATCTATAATATCTTTGCTCGCCTTATTGGTTCTTATCGCGCTCAGGTAGGGGATGTTGCTGCACAGGTATTATTATTGCTGAGCCGTGATCTTGATTTGAGCAACAGCGCTGAAGCAAAGTCACCTAAGCAGCCTCACCAATTGCGTGCGGGGTGA
- a CDS encoding DedA family protein has translation MDVLREILHALWQQDFSKLADPNVIWVIYGILFTTLFLENGLLPASFLPGDSLLLLAGALIAKGVMAFLPTMIILTAAASLGCWLSYLQGLWLGDTKVVKRWLLQLPTHYRQRAHNLFVRHGLAALIIGRFLAFVRTLLPTLAGISGLNSTRFQFFNWLSGLLWVGSVVGLGFALSHIPLVKHYENQVMTALMILPIVLLLVGLVGTLVLVWCKRKGVAE, from the coding sequence ATGGATGTATTACGCGAAATCCTTCATGCCCTATGGCAGCAGGATTTTAGTAAACTTGCCGACCCGAATGTGATTTGGGTTATTTACGGCATACTTTTTACCACCCTCTTTTTAGAAAATGGTTTACTACCCGCCTCTTTCCTCCCCGGTGATAGCTTGTTGCTATTGGCGGGTGCACTTATTGCCAAAGGTGTCATGGCATTCTTGCCCACCATGATCATCCTGACCGCTGCGGCCAGCTTAGGTTGTTGGCTGAGTTACCTACAAGGGTTGTGGTTGGGAGATACCAAAGTGGTAAAAAGGTGGTTGTTGCAGCTGCCCACTCATTATCGACAACGCGCCCATAATCTGTTTGTTCGCCACGGTCTGGCTGCCCTGATTATTGGCCGTTTTCTGGCTTTTGTCCGGACTTTATTACCCACCTTGGCGGGTATTTCAGGTTTAAATAGCACGCGTTTTCAGTTCTTTAACTGGCTCAGTGGGCTATTATGGGTTGGGAGTGTCGTGGGGTTGGGCTTTGCACTTAGCCATATTCCCCTGGTTAAGCATTATGAAAATCAAGTCATGACCGCGCTGATGATCTTGCCGATTGTTTTATTACTGGTGGGGTTGGTTGGCACACTGGTGTTGGTCTGGTGTAAACGTAAAGGCGTGGCTGAGTAA
- a CDS encoding TadE/TadG family type IV pilus assembly protein, which produces MSENIMTFFRSNRGSISIEFSILFVLFLFILLSSAEMARLFYISSNLDLAVSEATKAAKNKSKDDRTTYNTIVRQKLITQTGVFGAFITNENIITQVVFSNSIDDIINDSLFDSIGNDIGNNLNEIISGGRHNDDSLPLAKYTVIYSYQPIFFPIPSVFANTLLRREVIFVQEN; this is translated from the coding sequence ATGAGTGAAAATATTATGACTTTTTTTCGCTCAAATAGAGGCTCCATTTCGATTGAATTTTCAATATTATTTGTGTTGTTTTTATTTATATTGCTATCAAGTGCTGAGATGGCACGTCTATTTTATATTTCCTCTAACCTAGATTTGGCTGTCTCAGAAGCAACAAAGGCCGCTAAAAACAAAAGCAAGGATGATAGAACAACTTACAATACGATTGTACGACAAAAACTCATCACTCAAACAGGTGTTTTTGGGGCATTTATAACAAATGAAAATATAATTACTCAAGTTGTCTTCAGTAATAGCATTGATGACATCATAAATGATAGCCTTTTCGATAGTATTGGTAATGATATAGGAAATAATCTTAATGAGATTATTTCCGGCGGCAGACATAATGATGATTCACTGCCACTGGCTAAATACACTGTCATCTATTCATATCAACCTATTTTTTTCCCTATCCCCTCTGTTTTTGCCAATACTCTATTAAGACGTGAGGTGATTTTTGTTCAAGAAAATTAA
- a CDS encoding tetratricopeptide repeat protein codes for MNKELNTIMIFLIFTFILSGCSNNNVSNKEFYYRESILLKANNHAGLITLYRNKLKVKEDESIRLKLANAYYLTGDSKSSLYYLQPISHKENASIYMLQAKNLINNNNNDGAKIVVSKLLAISPNNAEAHNLNGIILANEGEIHKSEIAIEKSRALFISDEIAMNNLAVVAMLDDRYTDAVRILLPDYLAGKRGRLMLHNLVFSLVQLGDIQYAKKIIVAEKMSDNPDQLVLALSQVASLRPESLTREIK; via the coding sequence ATGAATAAAGAACTTAACACCATAATGATTTTTTTAATTTTTACTTTTATTTTAAGTGGTTGTTCTAATAATAATGTTAGTAATAAAGAATTTTATTATCGTGAAAGTATTTTACTTAAAGCCAATAACCATGCTGGTTTAATTACTTTATATCGCAATAAATTAAAAGTAAAAGAAGATGAATCAATTCGACTAAAACTGGCAAATGCTTACTACCTTACTGGTGATAGTAAGTCCTCTTTATATTACTTGCAACCAATATCCCATAAGGAAAACGCATCAATTTACATGCTACAAGCCAAGAACCTGATCAATAACAATAATAATGACGGGGCTAAAATTGTGGTGAGTAAGTTATTAGCGATTTCACCTAATAATGCAGAAGCCCATAATCTAAATGGCATTATTTTAGCTAATGAGGGTGAAATACATAAATCTGAAATTGCCATTGAAAAATCACGCGCTTTGTTTATTTCTGATGAAATAGCAATGAATAATCTCGCTGTAGTCGCAATGCTTGATGACCGTTACACCGATGCCGTTAGAATATTACTACCAGACTATTTGGCAGGAAAAAGAGGCCGTTTAATGTTACATAATCTGGTATTCTCACTAGTTCAGTTAGGTGATATCCAATATGCTAAAAAAATAATCGTAGCCGAAAAAATGTCTGACAATCCAGACCAGTTAGTATTAGCCCTGAGCCAAGTTGCCAGCCTGCGTCCAGAGAGTTTGACTCGAGAAATAAAATAA